In Paenibacillus sonchi, the genomic stretch GAAGCCTTATCCGTATAGAACAACAACGTCGCGTTTTGATCTGACACTGGACGGCGAGGAACGCGCAGGCGAGCTTGTTTTCACTTTGGAGTACGCAACGGACCTGTTCACAAGAGAAACGGTCATGCGCTTGATCCGGTATTTCCGCACAATCCTTCTGGAAGTGCTGAAGCACCCCGCGCAGAAGACCGGTCTGATTCATCTGCCCGATGATCAAGAGACGGACCGGCTAATTAACCGGTTCAATCAGACTGCGGGTGAATATCCGGAGCACCTGACCGTTCACCAGCTTTTTGCAGCGAGGGTGAAAGAGCATCCGCACCAGGTGGCTGTCACGTTCCGCGATCAGTGCATAACGTACGATGAACTGAACCGCCGGGCGCAGCAGGCGGCATATGCCTTGCAGGCCCAAGGAATCGGTCCCGATCAGATCGTTGCTCTCATCACCACGCGTTCGGTTGACATGATCGCCGGAATATTAGCCATATTACAGGCCGGCGGGGCGTATTTGCCCATTGATCCGAGCCTCCCGGCGAATAGAATCGCTTATATGCTGGATGACGCCGGGGCTCAAGTCATTTTGACCAACACGTCTGTAGAGAACCAGGGAAATCGTATCGTTATGGATATGCGCAGCCTGGAGTTGGATCACGGTGCCCCCTTCCAGTGCCGCCGGTGCACAGCAGCCGTAATCTGGCGTACTGCATGTATACTTCGGGAACTACCGGCTTGCCGAAAGGGATTCTGGTGGAGCACCGCTCCTTATTGAATTTTTTATCAGCGATATCGGAGGTGCTGTCCTTCGGGAAGGGTGAGACGTTTTTATCGTTAACAACGGTTTCATTTGATATTTTCTGGCTGGAGAGCATCCTGCCTCTGTTAGCCGGATATCAGGTGGTCATTGCCGATGAGCTTCAGCAAAAGGATGTGCACGCATTGCTCGCCTTGGTAAAACAAGCCGGGATCAGCGTAATGCAAACCACGCCGTCGCGTCTGAAGCTCCTGCTTGCTGATGCAGAATTGGCGAAGGCGCTAGGCTCCTTGCGGTATTTGCTGATCGGAGGGGAGCCCTTGCCGCAGGCCTTGGCGGAGCAGGCGCGAAGCATCCTGCCCGGCGGCCGGATATTTAATCTTTATGGCCCAACGGAAACCACTATTTGGTCTACAGCACAAGAGGTGACGGCAGGTCCCGTAAACATCGGCAAACCGCTCAAGAATACACAAGTTTATATCCTCAATGATGAGCTTCTGCCTCAGCCCATAGGCGTTCACGGCATCCTGTATATCGGCGGCCACGGTGTTGTGCGTGGCTATCAGAACAACCCGGTGCTGACTGCCCAGAGGTTTATTGACAATCCGTACCGTCCGGGTGAACAGATCTATTGCACGGGAGATATAGCCAAGTGGACGGAAGAGGGTACGGTTGAATACTTGGGAAGAGCAGATTTTCAGGTGAAAATCCGGGGCTACCGCATCGAGCTGGCGGAGATCGAACAGCAGCTCGATACCCATCCCGCTATTGAAAAATCCGTGGTCCGTGCCCAGCGGGATGACCAGGACGAACCCATGCTGGTTGCGTATTATACAACAGCCCGCACCGTTTCAGGCGCGGAGCTGCGGGAGTTTTTGCTGAAGTTTTTGCCGGTCTATATGATTCCGCAGCATTTTATGGAGATCGGCAAGATTCCCCTCATGATCAGCGGCAAGCTTGATGTCAAGGCGCTGCCTCCTGTAACGGTTATGCCGGTTCAACCAGGCGAAACACGCAAGCCGCAGGATGAGGTGGAGGAGAAGCTGCTTGAAATCTGGAAGAAAGTACTGCGTATCGGGGATGCCGGTGTGCAGGACGGATTTTTTGAAATGGGCGGAAATTCCATTCAAATTATGCAGCTCGTTTATGAAATCAACAAATGTTTTCCGGTGTCCTTTCAGTTTACACATTTTATAGAACGGCAGACGATAGAAAGGATAGCCGACTTCATCAAAGAGGCAATACAAGAGGAACGGAAGGAGGAATTGCCGTTCATTGCTGCAGATCCTGCCAACCACCATGAACCGTTTCCGTTAACGAATGTGCAAATGGCGTATTACCTGGGCAGAAGCAGCCATTTTGAACTGGGCGGCGTTTCGACCCACTCGTATCTGGAGATGGCAACAGAGCTGGACATCCGCCGGCTGAACCAATGCCTGAATACGCTGATTCAAAGACATCCCGCGCTTCACACCGTGTATTTGCCGGATGCCACACAGCAGATTCTGCCGGAAGTGCCGGAATACGCTATCTGCGAATACGACCTGAGCGGGTACGCTGAAGAAGCAAAAAACAAGAGAATTGCTAAAGAAAGAGACCGGATGTCCCATCATATCTTCAACCCGAATTTATGGCCGCTGTTTGAGATTGTGGCATTCCGCCTCTCACCGGAGGAGAGCCTGCTGTGCATCAGCTTTGATCTGCTGATCATGGATGCTTACAGTCTGGAGATCCTGCAGGAAGAAATCCTGGCGCTGTATGCTGACCGCTCATTGCAGCTGGAGGAGCTGTCCATTACCTTCCGGGATTACCTTGTGGGCTACCAGCAGATGAAATCCGGCAAGTGGTATCTGGAGGACAAGGAATACTGGCTGCAAAAAGTAGAGGATTTCCCTTTAGCTCCCGGCCTCCCTCTGCTGACACAGCCGCAGCACGTGAAAAATCCTTATTTCAAACGTAAGTCGAAGCATTATTCGCAGCAGCATTGGCGGCAGCTCAAACAGATTTCGCAAAACCATAATCTGACCCCTTCGGCGGTGTTATGCACCGTCTATGCCGAAGTGCTGGCGAATTGGAGCAATCAGCCCCAGTTTGGCTTGAACTTGACGCTCTTTAACCGGCTGCCCTTGCATTCTGATGTGGACAAGCTGATCGGGGACTTCACCTCCCTCCTGTTGTTAGAGGTCCGTATGAATCCCAAGGATTCATTCTGGGAGAAGGCGGGCAACATTCAGCGGGTGCTGATGGAAGCATTGGCCCACCGCCATTTTGATGGCATTGATGTGATGCGGGAAATCAGCAAAAGGAGAGAGCTGGGGAACAAGGCGCTGCTGCCGATTGTGTTCACAAGCGCTTTGTTTGACAATGGTGAAGACGGCGGGGAAGCGGCGGAGAACCATGGCGAAGCCTCAGATGAAGAGCAGAGCACCAACGGAATTACACAAACCTCCCAGGTCTATCTCGATAACCAGGTGGCGCTGATCCATGGAAAAATGGTAATCAACTGGGACTATATCAGCGAGCTGTTTGATCCTGCCGTGATGGATGCCATGTTTGCGCAATATCTGTCGCGGATCGAAGCCATTTTGCATTCCCGTGAGGAAATGGGCTTTCCGGCGCTCCCGGCCTCCGACTACGCCAGCATTCAGGCCTATAACCAGACGGAAGAGCCGATTCCAAGCAAGACCTTGCACGGGCTTTTTGAAGAAGCCGTCCACCAAACTCCATATGCGGTTGCCATTGAAGCCGATCATGCAAGCATTACCTACAAAGAGCTTGATGACAGAGCGGACAAGGTCGCCGGTTCCCTGCGGAGCCTTGGGGTAAGTGCCGGTGACAGGGTTGGCGTGATAGCGAGGAAAGAAATTGATACCTTTATCAATATCTTAGGCATCCTGAAAAGCGGTGCTGCCTATGTGCCGGTTGATCCGGAATATCCGCAGGAACGGTTGGACTATATCCGGAACCATAGCCAGTGCAAGCTTGTTCTGGAGACGGATTATTACGAGAAGAACTGTAGAGGGCAGCATCCGGCGGAACTTCAGCGTCACAATCATCTGCCGGAAAGCTTGGCTTACGTAATCTATACGTCGGGAAGCACAGGCAATCCCAAAGGCGTTATGATCAGCCATCAGGCTGCATGCAATACCGTGCAGGATATCAATCAGAAGTTTCAGGTGGGTGCAGCAGACCGGATACTGGGCATCTCTTCGCTTTGCTTTGATCTGTCGGTTTATGATATTTTTGGAGCATTTGCCGCCGGGGCAACGCTGGTATTGGTGAAGGATCAGAAGGACATCCGGCAGCTTGCTGATACCTTGTCAGCCCAGAAGATCACCATCTGGAATTCTGTTCCCGCGATCATGGACCGGGTGGGATCAGAAATAAGAGCGCAGGGCATATATCAGGAGAACCTTGATTTACGGCTGGTGCTGCTGAGCGGAGACTGGATTCCCCTGCATTTGCCGGAGACTGTCAAACAGCTGTTCCCTGCAGCCAAGCTGATCAGCTGCGGGGGGGCGACTGAGGCGTCCATATGGTCCATCTATTATCCAATAGACGAGGTCATGCCGCAGTGGACAAGCATTCCCTATGGCATGCCGTTAGCCAACCAGCAATTTTATGTGCTCAACCAGCAGATGGACTATTGCCCGCTTGAGGTGTCCGGCGAGTTGTACATCGGGGGAAGCGGAGTGGCAAACGGCTACCTGAATGATCCGGATAAAACCAGCCATTCCTTTATTCATCATCCTGAATTGGGGTACATTTATCGGACAGGTGACTACGGGGTATTGCACCGGGATGGCTGCATGGAGTTCCTGGGCAGGAAGGACCAGCAGGTAAAAGTGGGCGGCTACCGCATCGAGCTGGGCGAAGTGGAAGCACAGCTGCTGCGCTGCGAAGGGGTCCGGCATGCGGTTGTTCTGGCAGCAGACGGGGAAGACAAACGTTTGGGCGCCTATCTGATTCCAGACAGTCACTCAGCAGATCAGGCAGCATTCATCAATGAAGTCCGGGCGCGGATTGCCAAGGTCCTGCCGGATTACATGATCCCGCATTATTTTGTTGTGCTGGAGCAATTTCCTTTGACTGCGAACGGGAAAATGGATGTACAAGCGCTGCTGAAGCTGCAGCCCGCCGGGAATAAGCAGACGTCAGCCTATGCGGCTCCGTGCAATGATGTTGAAGAGCGCATCGTAAACATCTTCAAAGAGCTTCTCGAAGCGGACCAGATCGGTACACTGGACAATTTCTTTGAGATGGGCATCAACTCTGTCCAGATCGCGATGATAAACAACAGGCTGAAGCAGGAATTCCAGAAAGAAATTCCCCTGCTCACCCTGTTCGAATACGCCAATATTCACGCACTGGCCGGGTATTTATCCGGGAATGACCAGAATGAGCCGGATGAGGTGCCGCAGGAGCAGCAAGTTACACGGAATCAAGGAAAAGAGCGGATGAAACAACGAAACGCCAAACGAAGGGGACATACAGACAGTGAATAAATCTCAAGTGCTGCAATTTTATTCGGAATATACTCCGAATACAGACCCGTTCAGCCTGGGCTATCTTTTTGATGAGCTGCCGGATGATCTGGGCGAGTTATGCAAGTTGATCAAATGTCAATTGATTCATCCTTCGATGGTGAAGAAGGTAAGACATTTGCTCACTTCTTATACCAAAAATGAAGACGAACAATTCTATACCGTTCAAGACATGCTCGAAGCTTTGGTGGAGCGCAATGCCAATGGAATTATCGGGGAGCGGCTGCCCCGGGAACGGTTGATAGTCTCCTGCCGCTTCCATTCGCTGCTGCTCATTTCCATGCTGCGCTCCAAGGGCGTCCCGGTGCGCTGCAGAGTCGGATTTGCAAAGTATCTCTCAGAGCATCAATTGAAATATATTGATCACTGGATTTGCGAGGTGTGGGACGAAGGCGGGGCGCGCTGGATCAGAGTGGACCCCGATATCGGAATCGTCGATCTTCAAGGGGATGATTTCCTGGAGGCCGGAGTGGCCTGGTTAATGGCCAGAGACAAAGAAATCAACCCGCAGCTCTTTGGCGTAAAAAAATCATGGGGAATGCATTACATCCGCAACAACCTCTGCTATGATCTGCATGCTGTGCTTGGGCAAGAGCTGCGGTACTGGGATTATCCTCCTATTTGCCAAAAAGGAATAGATGAATTGGATTTCGAGGAACTGCAATTGCTTGATGAAGTCTCCATGTATCTTCAAGACCCCGATGCCCACCTTGAGGAGCTGCAGGCGCTTTTTCTGGAGAATGAATTCCTGCAATTCAAAGGGTAGGCGAGCTGAAGGATCAAGAAAGCGACGGTGTTAAATGATGGACAAACTGAAAAAGTACATCTACGAGCTGGTTGCATCCAAGAAGCTGACTGCCAAGGAAGCGACGGAGTACATCACTTACCTGCAAAACGGAAATGAGCACAGGAGCGAGGAGATTGCGGTTGTCGGAATCTCCGGGAGGTTTCCAAAGGCTGGCCGGGTAGAGCAGTTCTGGGATAATCTCTGTTCAGGCAGAGATTGTTTAGACACCTTTCCTGAAGACCGGCTCCACGATGGACAGGCCTTGGCCCCCGGACGGCATTTGGCGGGTGGGAGCTTCAAACAAGGCGGATATTTAGACGAGATCAGTTTTTTTGATGCAGAGATGTTTCGCATTTCGCCTAAGGAAGCCTTGTCGATGGAGCCATACCAGCGGATCATGCTTGAGGTTGCTTATGACACGTTAGTGAATGCAGGCTATGAGACGCAGGATATTCTTGGCTCCAAAACCGGGGTTTTTATCGGACGTGACCACGTAACAGGGATTGAGTACCGCAACTATGCCGCTCCCGATATTTTTCGTTTAACGGGGGGCTGGCCGGGTATTTTAGCAAGCAGAATCTCCTATGTATATAACCTGAAGGGGCCGAGTGTTGTGTTTGATACCTCTTGCTCCTCCGGGTTGGTGGGACTTCATTTTGCTTGTGAATCCCTACGCAGAAATGAATGTGACATGGCATTTGTAGGCGGCATCAGCGGCCTTTTTTATTTTCCTCCTGTCAAGGAAGATGGATCACTGGACCAGGTGGAGTCCGCTGAAGAAAAAATCCGGGCTTTTGACAAAGATGCAGAGGGCACGGTCTGGGGTGAAGGCTGCGGAGGCCTGCTATTGAAGCCGCTGTCCAAGGCGGCCGCAGATAAAGATGTGATTTATGCGGTCATCAAAGGCAGTGGAATCAACAACAACGGTCTTTCCAAAGGCATCACCGCACCGAACGGGGAAGCGCAGGAAGAGCTGTTGAAAAAGGTATGGAAGCAAGCGCAGATCAACCCCGAAACGATCCGGTATATCGAGACGCACGGAACGGGAACCATCCTGGGAGATACAATCGAGCTGAATTCGATCATCAATGCCTTTCAAGCGTTTACTTCCAAGAAGCAGTTCTGCGGTGTAGGCTCGGTAAAAACCAATATCGGCCATTTGGTCGGGGCTTCCGGGATCGTCTCCCTGATAAAAGCCGTATTGATGCTGAAGCATGGAGAAATTCCGGCCTCGCTGCATTTTCAGACGCCCAGTCCCTATATCAATCTGGCCGATTCGGCCTTATTTATCAATGATCAGCGGAGCAAGCTGGAGAAGGGGAACCACCCGGTCCGGATAGGGATTAACTCGTTCGGATTCAGCGGTACGAATTGCCATGTGCTGCTTGAAGAGCCGCCAGTGCCTTTATACGACAACAATGCGGAAAATAACGTCTTCCTGCTGACCTTATCGGCCAGAAGCGGCCAGAAGCTGGTAGAGGCTGCGCAGAGTCTTCAACGTTTTTTGCTCACGAACCGCAGCGTTAATCTGGCTGATATGTGCTGTACAGCCAGCCAATTCCGCAATCATTTCGCGAACCGGCTGGCTATCATGTTCAGCAGCTATGAAGATTTGCTGGCCAAACTGAAGATTATTAAGGAGACAAAGGAGCTCTCCCTGTGGAACAGCCATCCCGGAATCAGCTTCCAGCTCCATGAAGTGGTTGCGGATACTAAATCGCAGATAGAAGCGTGGGAGATCAGGGAAGGCGAAAAAATTGCACTGGATAAAACTGCCAATGAAGTGATTAGGGAGCTGCTGCAAAAGAAAGCAGGCAGTGAAATGCTCTGGGAGCAGGCGGCCCGCTTCTACATCAAGGGCGCCAGCATGGATTGGCGTCCGCTCTATCCCGGCTGCCGGAAACTGGCTATGCCCGGCAATGTGCTGGAACGGACGAAATACTGGCCGGCTGAAGCGAAGCGGGAAGAGGTATTCCAGGATGAGCTGTATTATACGGCGGAATGGGTAGAAGAGAGCAGGCTGCCCGTCGGTACGGGAGCTGCCCGCGATACGGTTCTGCTGATTGTGCATGAGGCGGATGCAGCCCTATGGGAGGCACAGCTTCTCGGGAAATTACGGGGAAAGCGCTGCATCCTCGCAGAACTCGGCAGACCCTATCACAAAATAAACGCTGAGCATTATCACGTCTCCAATTCGGTTGAAGATTTCTCCGCCCTGTGCGGGGAGCTGGATATTTCGGCACTGAAGCAAATTCTGTATGCAGCGCCTTCCCGGGAGGGGTTGCCGGATTCTTTGGAGGAATGCAAGGAAAGCTTCAATCAGACAGTGATGAATCTGCTGTACCTGGTGAAAGCTCTGCAGGCCGCCAATACAATGAATAAAGATCTGGACATTGCCTTGATTACAAAGAATGCCCATGTCCTGCAACCAATGGATACGGGTTCCGACCCTTTCGCCCATACGCTCTACGGAATAGGGAAATCGATCCTGCAGGAGAATCGTTCCTTCCATGTGCGTCATATTGACATCAGCAATGAGTCCGCCGATATGGAGGCGCTTCCGGGGGAGCTGGAGGTATCATCGGCTCAATATTCAGTAGCGCTGCGCCACGGCCGCCGGTACGTTGAAGTCATTAAGAGAGCGGACATTGCGGAACGAACTGGCGAGGCCATAACCATAGAAACAGGGGACACTTTTCTGATTACCGGCGGCTTGGGACTACTGGGAATAGAGGTCTGCAAGTATCTGAGCCAAAAGAACAAAGTGAAGCTGATCGTCCTGGGAAGAACGGCTATTCCTGACAGAGAATCCTGGCAATCAATCATTATGGAAAATGAAGATAACCAGCTATTGAAAAAAATCAACGGCATTCTGGCTATTGAAGCTCTGGGCTTCACGCTTGATTACCATTGTGTAGATATTTGCGACGAAGCTCAGCTCCGGCGGACCGTCGAACAGATCCGGCAGGATCACGGGAGCATAAACGGCGTGTTCCATTGTGCCGGAGTTGGAGTAGGGGACATCGAGGATTTCGGCATGAGCGGGCAGGAATTTGAACAAAGACATGCGGTGAAAACCTATGGAAGCTGGCTGGTATACAATCTTACCCAAGAATTCAATACCGGGTTTACCCTGTTGTTTTCTTCGGCTGTCAGCATTACCGGCGGAAGAGGTTCGCTTGCCTACACGGCGGGCAATGCTTTTGTGGATGGGATGGCGGAAACCATCAGGCTGCAGGGGAAAAACGTGATGGCCGTCAACTGGTCCACCTGGGAAGCGACCGCATCTAAGCTTTCTTTGCAGGCGGACAAGCATTTTTTTGAGTTCCTGTCCACCCACCAGGCATTGCAGGCGCTGGATCTGATTATCCGCCGCGGGATGTTCCGGACCATTGTCGGCAAGCTCAACGTTCAGAACAAGCTGCTTGAACTGGAGAACCTGTGGCCTTTCCGGCTGGCCGGCGAAATTAAGCAGGCCCTGTTCCCAAAGACACACCAGGAGGAGCGGCCTATCCGCCAGACTCCAGTCACTGTGAAAGAGCCGGAAGGGTATACAGCCACACATCGGGAATTGGCCCAGGTCTGGGCGGATATTCTTGGACTCACAACGATCAGTGTGTTCGATTCTTTTCACCAGCTGGGCGGGGACTCGATTCATGCTGCGCATCTGCACAAGCAATGGAACGAGCGGCATCCCGGCACGCTTGACGTTACGGATATTTACAGATACCCGACCATCCATGAAATGGCCGGGTATTTGGACAGCCAGCGGGTCAGTCAGCCGGCAGCGCTTAATCTGGACAGTATTCTGGAAGGGTTCAAGGGGAGTAAATATTCCAAGGAAGAGGCAAAGCGGCTGTTGGCAGAATGGACTGAACAGTCATCCGTTGAACGCCTTCAACCCGCTGAGAGTGATGATTTTGCCATCATAGGCTATGCCTGCAAGTTCCCGATGGCGGAGGATGCCGAACAATTTTGGCGGAATCTTACGACAGGAGTGGGCGCAATCCGGCCGTTTCCTGAGTCCAGAAGAAAGGATACCGACGGCTACCTGGCTGCCGGTCAGATCAGCCCTGAAGGACATGCGTATTGCCAGGGAGGGTATCTGGAGGAGATCGACCGGTTTGATTCCGCCTTCTTTCACATTTCTCCCAGAGAAGGAGAATTGATGGACCCGGAGCAGCGGCTGCTGCTGGAGAATGTGTATCAGGCTGCCGAACATAGCGGCTTGGGCGGAACCATCCTGTCAGGCACCCGGACAGGTGTGTATGTCGGAAAGGATACCACCGGACGGAATGAGTATAACAACCGGGTGGATATCCTGGACCCTTTGAAAGTGACTTCAGGCTCGACCGGCATTCTGGCCAGCAGGATCGCTTATTATCTCAATTTAAATGGTCCTTGCCTGGTTGTGGATACAGCCTGTTCTTCCAGTCTGACCGCAATATGTCTGGCAACGCAGGCCCTGAAGCAGGGACAGATTGATATCGCCATTGTGGCGGGAGTATCCTTGGCGTATCTTCCTACCCAGCGCAACTCCCTGATTGACTCTGCCGACGAAATGATCCGCCCCTTTGATGCCGGGGCCAACGGTACCATGTGGGGCGAGGGGGCAGGGACGATCATTCTGAAGCGGATGAAGGAAGCGGTGCAGGACAACCATGTGATTCATGCCGTAATCAAGGGTTCGGAGATGAACAACAACGGAACATCCAACGGCATAACTGCACCGAATGCGGAAGCGCAGGAGAAGGTGCTGGTAGCCGCCTGGAAAGCGGCTAACATTGATCCGGAAACCATCTCTTATATCGAGGCTCACGCAACCGGAACCAAACTGGGGGACCCCATTGAAGTAAAGGGCATTACGAATGCGTTCAGACGTTTTACGAATAAAAGGCAATTCTGTGCCGCAGGCACCGTGAAAGCCAACATCGGCCATTTGGTCGGGGCCTCAGGGATGGCGTCGGTCATCAAAATGATAATGGCGTTCAAACATAAACAATTGCCTCCAGTGCTACAGTTCCAGAATCCGAATCCATTTATAGAATTTGCCGATTCCCCCATCTATGTTAACGACAAGCTTCAGGATTGGGGCGGCTCGGCCGCTCCGCGCAGATGCGGCATCAGTTCATTTGGATTCAGCGGAACGAATTGCCATATCCTGCTGGAGGAGCCGCCGGTCTTCACCAATCCGCAGGAAGAGAAGCAGGACTGGCATATTCTGGCGTTGTCGGCGAAGACGGCAGCATCCTTGAGCGCATTGATCAAACGCTACTTTCACATGATCAACGGAACCGTCACCTTGGATTTGCAAAATATTTGCTTCACTGCCAACATCAGCCGGGGACATTATGAGCATCGGATCGTCCTCCTGTTCCGGACCGAAAACGAGCTGCGCGCCAAGTTCAAATATCTGCAGGAGGCGGGCATCCCGCAAGCGGCGGATCATGATCAGAGAATCTATTACAAGGCCAGCAGGGTTAGTTACGACCAGGAGGGTCTTGACGGGGACGGCCTGCTTGAGCAGGACAAGCTCAAATTAAACAAGCTGGCGGAGAGCCTGATTGAGGAATGGAGCGTTGAAGAGACGCTGTCCGCTGTGGACAATCTGCACAAAATCGCACGATTGTATACGGATGGAGCGGATATCCAATGGGATCGTCTATATCAGGGCCAGCAGTACCGGTTAACCGAACTGCCCGCCTATGCTTATGAACCGGTTCGTCATTGGATCGGTGACCCCGCCCGGAAAGGGTTTTCCCCTTCGGGGAAACACTATCATTTACAATGGCTGCCGGATCATCGGGAACAACCCGCAGGGATCAAGCCGGATGAAGGAGCCTGGCTCTTTTTGGGCGGAACAGGAACAAAGAGCCAGGAGCTGCTTCGCGTATTGCGGAAGCAAGATATTGAGCTCATTGAGGTCACGCCGGGAGCCCGTTATCACCAATTGGCTGCTGACCGGTACAGCATCGGTTCAGGCGAGGAGTATTCTCTTTTGCTGAAAGAGCTTTCAAACCGGGGGATCAAACATGTCATACACTGCCTGAGCCTCGCCGACGAAAAGATTGCCGGGATAGAAGACTTGCATGCTGCGGAGAACAGGGGGGTGTATAACCTCTATCATTTGGTAACAGAGCTGTTGAACGGGCAGTATCATCAGGAACTGAACCTGTTTTTTGTTGCAGACCATACATTTTTGGTGAACCGGAATGAACCAGTGCTGAACCCGCATCATGCCGTTCTGTTCGGTATGGCTAAAGTGATCCCGCAGGAATACCCGCAATTCAAATGCCGCTGCATCGATATCGACAGTGCTACAGCCCCAGAAACGGTCTGGAAAGAGATTTGCTCCGGCAAAGAGGATTTCCAGGTGGCCTATCGGGACAACACCCGTTATCTCGAACATTTCGAAGAGCGGCGGCTTGAAGCTGCCGAAGCGGGCGGCGTGTCCCTGAAAGAAAACGGCGTCTATGTGGTGACCGGAGGACTTGGCGGTATCGGACTGGCGGTTGCCCAATATCTATCCGGGAAGCAACGGGTTCATCTCTGCCTGTTGAACAGGGGAACGCTGCCGCCCGGCCCAAGCCAAAGCCAAAGGATTCGCCAAATCGAAGCTAACGGGTCTGACGTAGATTTGTATTCTGTAGACATTTCCGCTCCCAATGAATTGCAGGGTGTGCTGCAAGCCATCCGCACCAAATACGGGCAGATCCATGGCCTATTCCATTGCGCGGGCATCGCCGGGGAAGGGCTGCTGATCAACAAAGGGAAGCCGGAGATCAAGCGGGTGCTTGAGGCAAAGGTAACGGGGACCTGGTTATTGGATCAGTATACGGCCCAAGATAACCTGGACTATTTTGTGCTGTTTTCTTCGGTCACGAGCCTGCTGGGGGGAATGGGACAGGCGGATTATACGGCTGCCAATGCGTACCTGGACGGGTTCAGCGACTACAGGCAGGCGAATAACCGCAGGAGTGTTACCATCAATTGGCCTGCATGGAAGGAAGTCGGCATGACGCTGAAATATGATATTCAGGAGGGACGCTCTCCCTTTTTGGGATTGACAGAGGAGCAGGGGATCAGCATCCTGGATGCTGTTTTGCAGCGGAAGCTGTCACGGATTATTGTCGGTGAAATCAATGAGCGCTATTTCCAGAACGGGGACCTTTCGCTGCCTTTTGCCGTGCCGCCCCAGATGATCTCCCGGGGAGCCGGAGTGTTCCACCCACAAGAAAAAGCAATAGCAGACGAGCCCACCCTCCCTATCCTGAAAGGCAGAAATGATCATAGCTACAATTCATACGAAATTTCGCTGGCAGCGATGTGGCAAAAGGTGCTGGGAGTAGCTGAGGTCAATGTGCATCTTCCTTTTCAGGAAACAGGCGGAAACTCCATTCTGGCTGCAAGCCTGGTCAAAGAAATTGACGGCGTCTATCCCGGTTGTGTCAACATCGCGACATTGTTTGCGTACCCCTCCATTGCCAAAATGGCGGAATACCTTAAGCAAACACAAAGCGAAAGCGAATCATCACGGGAAGCAGATCCGAAGGAAGCAAAGCGGATGGAGCTCAGCGATAAGCTATCCGGGTTTGTCGAGGGGAAGGTGCCGATCGAGAATATTTTGCAGTACCTGGATAACAACGAGTTGGGGGATGATGATGATTAACCGTAAAGAGATCAATGATCATATTTTACAGTTGTTAAAATCAGGCAACCTGAATCAGGAAATGGCTGTCTCCATTCTGGAAAAGGTCAACCGCTCCTCAGACGTAAAGCGGCAGGATATTGCCGTAATCGGGATCGCCT encodes the following:
- a CDS encoding transglutaminase domain-containing protein; translated protein: MNKSQVLQFYSEYTPNTDPFSLGYLFDELPDDLGELCKLIKCQLIHPSMVKKVRHLLTSYTKNEDEQFYTVQDMLEALVERNANGIIGERLPRERLIVSCRFHSLLLISMLRSKGVPVRCRVGFAKYLSEHQLKYIDHWICEVWDEGGARWIRVDPDIGIVDLQGDDFLEAGVAWLMARDKEINPQLFGVKKSWGMHYIRNNLCYDLHAVLGQELRYWDYPPICQKGIDELDFEELQLLDEVSMYLQDPDAHLEELQALFLENEFLQFKG
- a CDS encoding non-ribosomal peptide synthetase encodes the protein MYTSGTTGLPKGILVEHRSLLNFLSAISEVLSFGKGETFLSLTTVSFDIFWLESILPLLAGYQVVIADELQQKDVHALLALVKQAGISVMQTTPSRLKLLLADAELAKALGSLRYLLIGGEPLPQALAEQARSILPGGRIFNLYGPTETTIWSTAQEVTAGPVNIGKPLKNTQVYILNDELLPQPIGVHGILYIGGHGVVRGYQNNPVLTAQRFIDNPYRPGEQIYCTGDIAKWTEEGTVEYLGRADFQVKIRGYRIELAEIEQQLDTHPAIEKSVVRAQRDDQDEPMLVAYYTTARTVSGAELREFLLKFLPVYMIPQHFMEIGKIPLMISGKLDVKALPPVTVMPVQPGETRKPQDEVEEKLLEIWKKVLRIGDAGVQDGFFEMGGNSIQIMQLVYEINKCFPVSFQFTHFIERQTIERIADFIKEAIQEERKEELPFIAADPANHHEPFPLTNVQMAYYLGRSSHFELGGVSTHSYLEMATELDIRRLNQCLNTLIQRHPALHTVYLPDATQQILPEVPEYAICEYDLSGYAEEAKNKRIAKERDRMSHHIFNPNLWPLFEIVAFRLSPEESLLCISFDLLIMDAYSLEILQEEILALYADRSLQLEELSITFRDYLVGYQQMKSGKWYLEDKEYWLQKVEDFPLAPGLPLLTQPQHVKNPYFKRKSKHYSQQHWRQLKQISQNHNLTPSAVLCTVYAEVLANWSNQPQFGLNLTLFNRLPLHSDVDKLIGDFTSLLLLEVRMNPKDSFWEKAGNIQRVLMEALAHRHFDGIDVMREISKRRELGNKALLPIVFTSALFDNGEDGGEAAENHGEASDEEQSTNGITQTSQVYLDNQVALIHGKMVINWDYISELFDPAVMDAMFAQYLSRIEAILHSREEMGFPALPASDYASIQAYNQTEEPIPSKTLHGLFEEAVHQTPYAVAIEADHASITYKELDDRADKVAGSLRSLGVSAGDRVGVIARKEIDTFINILGILKSGAAYVPVDPEYPQERLDYIRNHSQCKLVLETDYYEKNCRGQHPAELQRHNHLPESLAYVIYTSGSTGNPKGVMISHQAACNTVQDINQKFQVGAADRILGISSLCFDLSVYDIFGAFAAGATLVLVKDQKDIRQLADTLSAQKITIWNSVPAIMDRVGSEIRAQGIYQENLDLRLVLLSGDWIPLHLPETVKQLFPAAKLISCGGATEASIWSIYYPIDEVMPQWTSIPYGMPLANQQFYVLNQQMDYCPLEVSGELYIGGSGVANGYLNDPDKTSHSFIHHPELGYIYRTGDYGVLHRDGCMEFLGRKDQQVKVGGYRIELGEVEAQLLRCEGVRHAVVLAADGEDKRLGAYLIPDSHSADQAAFINEVRARIAKVLPDYMIPHYFVVLEQFPLTANGKMDVQALLKLQPAGNKQTSAYAAPCNDVEERIVNIFKELLEADQIGTLDNFFEMGINSVQIAMINNRLKQEFQKEIPLLTLFEYANIHALAGYLSGNDQNEPDEVPQEQQVTRNQGKERMKQRNAKRRGHTDSE